The sequence ACCCCATACCACGATAAGTTTTAAATTTACGACCTTGAAAAATTTCTGTTTCACCTGGAGCTTCATCAGTACCAGCGAACATTGAACCAAGCATCACAGCATTTCCACCTGCAGCAAGGGCTTTAACAATATCACCTGAATACTTGATCCCACCATCAGCGATGATCGTTCGTCCATATTCACGCGCAATACTGGCTGCATCATAAATAGCTGTAATTTGAGGAACACCAACACCAGCAACCACACGTGTTGTACAAATTGAACCAGGTCCAATCCCCACCTTAACGACATCAACACCTGCTTCATAAAGGGCTCGCGCTCCTTCAGCAGTCGCAATATTGCCAGCAATCAAGGTACGATCTGGAAAATGGGCTCTAATTTCAGCAATCTTACGAAGTACACCTGCAGAATGTCCATGAGCGGTATCAATAACGATAGCATCTGCTCCAGCTTCAAAGAGAGCTTCAGCACGCTCAAAAGTATCTGATGTAACACCAACCGCACCAGCAACCAGAAGACGACCAAATTCATCTTTTGCTGCATTTGGAAATTCAATAACTTTCTCGATATCTTTGATAGTAATGAGACCAGATAAACGACCTTTTTCATCAATCAAAGGTAATTTTTCAATACGATGCTCATGTAAGATACGTTCAGCTATTTCAAGATCTGTTCCCACAGGAGCTGTGACCAACTTTTCGCTAGTCATATGTTCTGAAATAGGGGTTTCATAGTCAGAAATAAAACGCATATCACGGTTGGTAATAATTCCAATTAA comes from Streptococcus troglodytae and encodes:
- the guaB gene encoding IMP dehydrogenase, with product MSNWNTKFLKKGYTFDDVLLIPAESHVLPNEVSMQTKLAKNLTLNIPIITAAMDTVTDSKMAIAIARAGGLGVVHKNMSIKEQAEEVRKVKRSENGVIIDPFFLTPEHKVSEAEELMQRYRISGVPVVETLDNRKLIGIITNRDMRFISDYETPISEHMTSEKLVTAPVGTDLEIAERILHEHRIEKLPLIDEKGRLSGLITIKDIEKVIEFPNAAKDEFGRLLVAGAVGVTSDTFERAEALFEAGADAIVIDTAHGHSAGVLRKIAEIRAHFPDRTLIAGNIATAEGARALYEAGVDVVKVGIGPGSICTTRVVAGVGVPQITAIYDAASIAREYGRTIIADGGIKYSGDIVKALAAGGNAVMLGSMFAGTDEAPGETEIFQGRKFKTYRGMGSIAAMKKGSSDRYFQGSVNEANKLVPEGIEGRVAYKGAAADIVFQMLGGIRSGMGYVGAANLKELHENAQFIEMSGAGLIESHPHDVQITNEAPNYSVQ